A genomic stretch from Bacteroidota bacterium includes:
- a CDS encoding T9SS type A sorting domain-containing protein: MKKIFILLIGMLSITVSFAQVFTDFEGNQNLTFTGWPNAPQQVFNSFQSGINVSDSIGLWARGGEQWAHCYADLASDLDLSTNNIFELKVYSPIASSVLLKLEDQAGTPPVEISLNISTPNTWELLSFDFSFAQSGVYDKIIIFFDIASFGTDTFYFDDLELIAPTGTVLNQIDLPVTFEDVTVDYTVTDFGNNATVLGADPLNSSNVVAITTKGVTAETWAGTTISTAAGFANAIPFTADATIMSILVYSPDAGIPVRLKVEDAANGGIYVETEALTTIANAWDTLEFDFSNQVTATPALNLVNTYDKASIFFNFGTDGATAGSKTYYWDNVEFLPPDTTGTPSSTSAYCETYTTHFNIPAEVNSGINLTITNVDATSMYVEIESATADPVNFLLVSGGSGATISDPDTSVAGKIRRTLTWSVPPADVVLNILWSKLTFGGNWQLSQADITVPFAANCENITIPLSQMDLPVNFDDTTVNYSTIDFGGTASIFMTDPAGGTNQVVQTTKGVGAETWAGTTLATAGPPEEGFANAIPFTATQAKMTIKVFSPSVGTPVMLKIEDETNPGIFAETQDTTTVANAWETLTFDYSATTGGSFSITNTYDKAVIFFNFGTAGAGEIYYWDDVEFDNTVVVNPSYTIFTDFDANENEEFTGWPIPTVKVANPYPSGINTSDSVGCWARGGDQWAHAYSDLSTPIDFSTYQAIEAKVYSPISCTVLCKLESSLGALPLEVSMNISGVNTWETLSFNFTGATSGVYDKLILFFDFATWGTDTFYFDDVQLAAASLAQVDLPVDFESSTVDYLLVDFGSTSTVLGTDPVGGANIVAITTKNAGAETWAGTTIGGNGFATAIPFTAIDNKMSVKVYSPAIGTPILLKVEDHLDPTHSCETQSLTTVANGWETILFDFTNNAVGTTALDLSWTYDKASIFFDFGSYGAGDVFYWDDVEFVPFTAEPVDLPITFDDAAVDYTFETWGGDIAELVVDPVDPTNMVAKTIKATGAETWSGAAVVGNSSGLANPIPFTATQTQMSMRVYSPAIGIPILMKVEDKTNGGISSETLEYTTVENAWETIVFDLANGTPALNLSNVYDKIAVFFNFGNYGTGNEYYWDDIEFVDTTVVNPTYTIFNDFDMNENEVFEGWPNFPMKVANPSMTGLNTSDSVAQWVRGFEQYSHVYSNLQTTVDFSTYEYIHVKVYSPIACTALLKLETQSGTGGFVENSQNITFVNGWQELVFDFTGASSGLYDKMVLFLDFASFADNTFYIDDIELGEAPLVSYENFDDASGLVWGFWDGQAGGDFDVEAMNPNTVGNISQKVGDFYKSATSSEWTHSFAILGDKLDLSESNTFQMKVYSESIVTFSFKLQNNELTEPWTTEVTANYTVSDTNNWEIAVLDFSSAANRTDLDKLVIMVNSGVVMEGNYFVDDIEGPAFTLPATSPVLDEAEVATDGMTLKLKFDDAMEQNPLNAENFVVMVDGAANAVVSTALDALNDSIIDLTVTDIIESSSIVLVSYLQSGTITSVINGVLEVFTDELATNNSSYVSQVTQSVNFSTGWTIFSTYVDVFEPLLDSVFAPVVSELVLVKNSVGSIYWPLFNINVIGSLTIGEGYYAKFNTPQSVDFVGLPVQPEATPLSIDQGWSIIAYLRTSSADATQMFSSIENDITIVKNTNGLVYWPTYGINGIGNLNPGEGYQIKLINAVVFTYPANATSNFAKSDFISPDYYKQNIVTGSNMTIGFPNDCWDFNINSGDQIGAFDKEDQLIGSAVYNNKNLALTVWGKTNLDNEGIELGDDIVLKYWSKQLNREFVIDIKDWKTGNSSYSDNGISVVAKSSIQEQLFVESYPNPASTKFNINLNVEETQLVQINIYNVLGVQVDQIVNATLESRNYNFELDLDNYTSGSYFFKVKIGNEVMSDKFQVVK, encoded by the coding sequence ATGAAGAAAATTTTTATTCTATTAATTGGAATGCTTAGCATTACGGTAAGTTTTGCTCAAGTATTTACAGATTTTGAAGGTAACCAGAACCTTACTTTTACTGGTTGGCCAAATGCGCCTCAACAAGTTTTTAATTCATTTCAGTCAGGTATAAATGTTAGTGATAGCATTGGTCTATGGGCTCGAGGTGGCGAACAGTGGGCACATTGTTATGCCGATTTGGCTAGCGATTTAGACCTTTCTACTAACAATATTTTTGAGTTGAAAGTGTATTCGCCAATTGCAAGCTCAGTTTTGTTGAAGCTTGAAGATCAAGCAGGAACTCCACCTGTTGAGATTTCTCTAAACATTTCTACTCCAAACACTTGGGAATTGCTTTCCTTTGATTTTTCTTTTGCTCAGTCAGGTGTCTATGATAAGATAATAATCTTTTTTGATATTGCCAGTTTTGGAACAGACACATTTTATTTTGATGATCTTGAATTAATTGCTCCTACTGGAACTGTATTGAACCAAATTGATTTACCTGTAACTTTCGAAGATGTTACTGTAGATTATACAGTTACAGATTTTGGAAATAATGCCACAGTTTTAGGTGCCGATCCGTTGAATTCTTCAAATGTTGTAGCAATTACAACAAAAGGTGTAACAGCAGAAACCTGGGCAGGTACAACAATTAGTACCGCAGCTGGATTTGCCAATGCTATTCCATTTACAGCCGATGCAACTATAATGTCAATTTTGGTTTATTCACCTGATGCTGGTATTCCTGTTCGTTTGAAGGTTGAAGATGCAGCTAATGGAGGAATTTATGTTGAAACTGAAGCCCTTACGACAATTGCCAACGCATGGGATACTTTGGAGTTTGATTTTAGTAATCAAGTTACAGCAACGCCAGCTCTAAATCTGGTGAATACCTATGACAAGGCTTCTATCTTTTTCAACTTTGGAACAGATGGAGCTACAGCCGGATCCAAAACTTATTATTGGGACAATGTAGAATTTCTACCACCAGATACAACAGGTACCCCAAGCAGTACTTCTGCATATTGCGAAACTTATACAACTCATTTTAATATACCTGCTGAAGTAAACTCAGGAATCAACCTAACAATCACCAATGTTGATGCTACTTCAATGTATGTTGAAATTGAATCGGCAACAGCCGACCCGGTGAATTTTCTATTAGTATCAGGTGGCAGTGGGGCAACAATTTCTGATCCAGACACTTCTGTAGCAGGAAAAATAAGAAGGACTTTAACCTGGAGTGTACCTCCCGCTGATGTTGTTCTGAATATATTATGGAGCAAACTTACGTTTGGAGGAAATTGGCAATTAAGCCAAGCAGATATTACTGTTCCTTTTGCTGCAAACTGTGAAAATATTACCATTCCATTATCTCAGATGGACTTACCAGTTAACTTTGATGATACAACTGTAAATTATTCGACAATCGATTTTGGAGGAACAGCTTCAATTTTTATGACAGATCCAGCAGGAGGAACAAATCAAGTTGTACAAACTACAAAGGGAGTTGGAGCAGAAACCTGGGCAGGAACCACACTTGCCACAGCAGGCCCACCTGAAGAAGGTTTTGCTAATGCTATACCTTTTACTGCTACTCAAGCAAAAATGACAATAAAGGTTTTTTCACCATCAGTAGGAACTCCTGTAATGTTAAAGATTGAAGATGAAACAAATCCTGGAATTTTTGCCGAAACGCAAGATACTACTACTGTTGCCAATGCCTGGGAAACTTTAACATTTGATTATAGTGCTACTACTGGTGGTTCATTCTCAATTACTAACACTTATGATAAAGCTGTGATCTTTTTCAATTTTGGGACAGCCGGTGCTGGTGAAATTTATTATTGGGATGATGTAGAATTTGACAATACTGTGGTCGTTAATCCAAGCTATACGATTTTTACTGATTTTGATGCTAACGAAAATGAAGAATTTACCGGTTGGCCAATTCCAACAGTAAAAGTTGCTAATCCATATCCTTCAGGAATTAACACCAGCGATAGCGTAGGTTGTTGGGCACGAGGCGGAGACCAATGGGCCCATGCTTATTCCGACCTTTCTACACCAATCGATTTTTCGACTTATCAAGCTATTGAAGCAAAAGTTTATTCGCCAATTTCTTGTACCGTATTATGTAAGCTGGAAAGTTCATTGGGTGCATTACCTCTAGAGGTTTCAATGAACATTTCTGGAGTTAACACTTGGGAAACACTATCATTTAATTTCACTGGAGCTACATCCGGAGTTTATGATAAGTTAATCTTATTTTTCGATTTTGCTACATGGGGCACCGATACTTTCTATTTCGATGATGTTCAATTAGCAGCTGCATCACTTGCACAAGTTGACCTTCCTGTTGATTTCGAATCCTCAACAGTTGATTATTTACTCGTTGATTTTGGTAGTACTTCAACCGTTTTGGGAACAGATCCTGTTGGTGGTGCAAATATTGTTGCAATAACTACAAAAAATGCCGGTGCTGAAACCTGGGCAGGAACAACAATTGGAGGAAATGGTTTTGCTACTGCTATTCCATTTACTGCTATTGATAATAAAATGAGTGTAAAAGTCTATTCTCCTGCTATTGGTACTCCAATTTTATTAAAAGTTGAAGATCATTTAGACCCAACTCATTCGTGTGAAACTCAGAGCCTTACAACTGTAGCAAATGGATGGGAAACAATTTTATTTGATTTTACAAATAATGCAGTTGGAACAACTGCTTTAGATTTATCATGGACATATGATAAAGCTAGTATCTTTTTCGATTTTGGTAGTTATGGAGCAGGGGACGTATTTTATTGGGATGATGTAGAATTTGTTCCTTTCACCGCAGAACCAGTAGATTTACCAATAACTTTTGATGATGCAGCAGTTGATTATACATTTGAAACCTGGGGTGGAGATATTGCTGAATTAGTAGTCGATCCTGTTGACCCAACTAACATGGTTGCAAAAACTATAAAAGCTACAGGAGCTGAAACATGGTCGGGTGCTGCTGTTGTTGGAAATTCAAGTGGATTGGCAAATCCAATTCCATTCACAGCAACACAAACCCAAATGAGCATGAGAGTATATTCTCCTGCAATTGGAATTCCTATTTTGATGAAAGTTGAAGATAAAACCAATGGAGGTATCTCTAGCGAAACTCTTGAATATACAACAGTTGAGAATGCATGGGAAACTATAGTTTTCGATCTGGCAAACGGAACTCCTGCTTTGAACTTATCCAATGTTTATGATAAAATTGCAGTTTTCTTCAACTTTGGTAATTATGGTACTGGAAATGAATATTATTGGGATGATATTGAATTTGTTGATACTACTGTAGTTAATCCTACATATACAATTTTCAACGATTTTGATATGAACGAAAATGAAGTTTTTGAAGGTTGGCCAAACTTTCCAATGAAAGTTGCAAATCCAAGTATGACAGGACTAAATACGAGTGATTCTGTAGCCCAATGGGTACGGGGTTTTGAACAATATTCTCATGTTTACAGCAATTTGCAAACTACTGTCGATTTTTCTACTTATGAATATATTCACGTAAAAGTTTATTCTCCTATTGCTTGTACTGCTTTATTGAAGTTGGAAACTCAAAGCGGAACAGGAGGATTTGTTGAGAATTCTCAAAATATTACTTTCGTAAATGGTTGGCAAGAATTAGTTTTCGATTTCACTGGAGCAAGTTCCGGATTATATGATAAAATGGTTCTCTTTTTAGATTTTGCTTCTTTTGCTGACAATACATTTTATATAGATGATATAGAATTAGGAGAAGCACCTCTTGTTTCATACGAAAATTTTGATGATGCCAGTGGTTTAGTATGGGGTTTCTGGGACGGACAAGCCGGCGGTGATTTTGACGTGGAAGCTATGAATCCAAATACAGTTGGAAATATTAGCCAAAAAGTTGGAGATTTTTACAAATCAGCTACTTCAAGCGAATGGACTCACAGTTTTGCTATTTTAGGAGACAAATTGGATTTATCTGAAAGTAATACATTCCAAATGAAGGTTTATAGTGAATCAATAGTTACATTTTCATTTAAACTTCAAAACAATGAACTTACGGAACCTTGGACAACAGAAGTAACTGCTAACTATACAGTTTCAGATACTAATAACTGGGAAATTGCTGTTTTAGATTTCAGTTCTGCTGCCAACCGTACAGATTTAGACAAATTAGTTATTATGGTGAATTCCGGTGTTGTTATGGAAGGAAATTATTTTGTCGATGATATTGAAGGTCCAGCATTTACACTTCCTGCTACCTCGCCAGTATTGGATGAAGCAGAAGTTGCAACTGATGGAATGACTCTAAAATTGAAATTTGATGATGCAATGGAACAAAATCCACTGAATGCAGAAAATTTTGTAGTGATGGTAGATGGAGCCGCAAATGCTGTTGTATCAACTGCATTAGATGCATTGAATGACTCAATTATAGATCTTACAGTAACTGATATTATCGAATCAAGTTCAATTGTTTTAGTTTCTTATTTACAAAGTGGAACAATAACTTCAGTAATCAATGGAGTTCTTGAGGTATTTACTGATGAGCTTGCCACAAACAACTCATCATATGTATCACAAGTTACACAATCAGTTAATTTTAGCACCGGTTGGACTATTTTTTCAACCTATGTTGATGTATTCGAGCCATTACTTGATAGTGTTTTCGCACCAGTAGTTTCTGAGCTTGTTCTAGTGAAAAATTCTGTTGGAAGTATTTATTGGCCACTTTTCAACATCAATGTGATAGGTTCTTTAACAATAGGAGAAGGTTATTATGCTAAATTTAATACCCCTCAATCTGTTGATTTTGTTGGGCTGCCAGTACAACCAGAGGCAACTCCACTTTCAATTGATCAAGGTTGGAGTATAATTGCATATCTAAGGACTTCTTCGGCAGATGCTACTCAAATGTTTAGTTCAATAGAAAATGATATAACTATTGTTAAAAATACAAATGGTTTAGTTTATTGGCCAACTTATGGAATAAACGGAATAGGTAACTTAAATCCGGGCGAAGGATATCAGATAAAATTGATAAATGCAGTAGTATTTACTTATCCTGCAAACGCAACTTCAAATTTTGCAAAGTCTGATTTTATAAGCCCTGATTATTACAAGCAAAATATTGTTACTGGTAGCAATATGACTATCGGATTTCCAAATGATTGTTGGGATTTTAATATTAATTCAGGCGATCAAATTGGAGCTTTCGATAAAGAAGATCAATTGATTGGAAGTGCTGTGTACAATAACAAAAATTTAGCCCTGACAGTTTGGGGTAAAACAAATTTGGACAATGAAGGTATTGAATTAGGCGATGACATTGTTTTAAAATATTGGTCGAAGCAATTAAATAGAGAATTTGTTATTGACATTAAAGACTGGAAAACCGGAAATAGTTCCTATTCAGACAACGGAATAAGTGTAGTAGCTAAATCTTCAATTCAGGAACAATTATTTGTAGAATCTTATCCAAATCCTGCTTCAACAAAATTTAATATTAACCTGAATGTTGAAGAAACTCAACTTGTTCAAATTAACATTTACAATGTTTTGGGTGTACAAGTAGATCAGATTGTAAATGCAACACTCGAAAGTAGAAATTATAATTTTGAGCTTGATCTTGACAACTATACTTCAGGTTCTTATTTTTTCAAAGTAAAAATAGGAAATGAAGTAATGAGTGATAAATTTCAAGTTGTAAAATAG
- a CDS encoding T9SS type A sorting domain-containing protein has product MRKSITIIVAILLFNISYAQINKIKINEFLSINDSVNADSYGEFNDWIEIYNSGTETINLAGFFLADTTAKSFAYQIPTGNDSTIISPGEFFLFWADNDTNQGVFHLNFKLSGNGEQVVLFDTDTNIIDSITYDVQLSNISYGRQNDGEDIWTFFPDPTPAATNNPGSIFNNTSQTINVFPNPATDFIKISGLQSKKHIRIYNIFGECKYSNETMEESTYIDISKFQAGLYIIEELGSENRAIGKFIIK; this is encoded by the coding sequence ATGAGAAAAAGTATTACAATTATTGTAGCCATTTTATTATTCAATATTAGCTATGCGCAGATTAATAAAATTAAAATTAATGAGTTCCTAAGTATTAACGATAGTGTGAACGCTGATAGTTATGGGGAATTTAACGATTGGATAGAGATTTACAATAGTGGAACTGAAACCATTAATCTTGCTGGGTTTTTTCTTGCCGATACTACAGCAAAATCATTTGCATATCAAATTCCTACAGGGAATGACTCCACAATAATTAGCCCAGGCGAATTTTTCCTGTTTTGGGCAGACAATGATACAAATCAAGGAGTTTTTCATTTGAATTTTAAGCTTAGTGGAAACGGTGAACAGGTTGTCTTATTCGATACAGATACAAATATTATTGATTCTATCACATACGATGTTCAATTAAGCAATATTTCATATGGACGACAAAATGACGGAGAAGATATTTGGACATTTTTTCCTGATCCAACTCCCGCAGCTACAAATAATCCTGGTTCTATATTTAACAATACTTCTCAAACTATAAATGTTTTTCCAAATCCTGCAACAGATTTTATTAAAATCTCTGGTTTGCAATCTAAAAAACACATCCGGATTTACAATATATTTGGAGAATGTAAATATTCCAATGAAACAATGGAAGAATCAACTTACATTGATATTTCAAAATTTCAAGCTGGTCTATACATAATTGAAGAATTGGGTAGTGAAAATCGGGCAATTGGAAAATTTATAATTAAATAG
- a CDS encoding response regulator yields the protein MEKKNSESNYKLQSSFLENMSHEIRTPMNTVIGFSSLLAAPEISDNKRKEYSSMIYQSSVRLLKFLDDLIDLEKIESNNISIIEGACQVNLIINELFHTFNEVRKKMGLKYVSLRINNECINDDIIIQSDKYRIRQVLGFLIENALRYTDIGNIEIGFRYKKEELEFYVQDSGIGISKTHINEIFKKYYQVNKSDKKRYRGIGIGLYISYELAKLLGGSISVSSTLGKGSTFYLKLPLLKLEEIPKEIPRFEIDIEDLNWENKTILIAEDEKMNYRLLKEILTPTKAKIISVQNGEHAVEICKSNRKIDIVLMDIQMPILNGYDATRQIKHFNKKIPIIAQTAYAHAGEKAKSISAGCDDYISKPIDPKTLLYKINKYFN from the coding sequence TTGGAGAAAAAAAATTCAGAAAGTAATTATAAGCTTCAATCTTCATTTCTTGAAAATATGTCGCACGAAATTCGTACTCCGATGAATACTGTGATAGGATTTTCGAGCCTTTTGGCAGCACCCGAGATATCTGATAATAAAAGAAAAGAATACTCAAGTATGATATATCAAAGTAGTGTAAGGCTACTTAAATTTTTAGACGATTTGATTGATTTGGAAAAAATTGAATCGAATAATATATCAATAATTGAAGGAGCATGTCAGGTAAATCTAATTATCAACGAACTTTTTCATACTTTTAATGAAGTAAGAAAAAAAATGGGGCTCAAATATGTTAGCCTCAGAATAAACAATGAATGCATAAATGATGATATAATAATTCAGTCTGACAAATATAGGATCAGACAAGTTTTAGGTTTTTTGATTGAGAATGCACTGAGATATACAGATATTGGAAATATTGAAATTGGTTTCAGATATAAAAAAGAAGAATTAGAATTCTATGTACAAGATTCAGGAATAGGAATTTCAAAAACACATATCAACGAAATTTTCAAAAAATACTATCAGGTAAACAAATCGGATAAAAAAAGATATCGTGGTATTGGAATCGGCTTGTACATTTCTTATGAACTTGCAAAATTATTGGGAGGAAGTATTAGTGTTAGCTCCACTTTAGGAAAAGGTTCAACATTTTATTTAAAGTTACCTCTATTAAAATTAGAAGAAATACCCAAAGAGATTCCAAGATTTGAGATTGATATTGAAGATTTGAATTGGGAAAACAAAACTATACTGATTGCCGAAGACGAAAAAATGAATTATCGTTTATTAAAAGAAATTTTGACCCCCACGAAAGCAAAAATCATATCGGTTCAGAACGGAGAACATGCAGTAGAAATATGCAAATCGAACAGAAAAATTGATATCGTACTCATGGATATTCAGATGCCAATATTGAACGGATACGATGCCACAAGACAGATAAAGCACTTCAATAAAAAAATTCCGATTATTGCTCAGACTGCATATGCTCATGCCGGCGAAAAAGCAAAAAGTATTTCGGCAGGCTGCGACGATTATATCTCAAAACCTATTGACCCAAAGACCCTACTATATAAAATAAATAAGTATTTTAACTAA
- a CDS encoding polyphosphate polymerase domain-containing protein codes for MRSEYKYIVHKSKMEKLREMILPFVDIDKFAKGRPGNHYTVKSIYFDSPYFQFYTEKVHHEKHRKKVRLRGYNSENASNTVFLEIKRKYEAPIFKNRCPLKYEDSKQIFKGKSIESFVENNLKFPNAVDDAKRFFYQIYSRKLLPVVNVIYEREPFLGKLDRNIRITFDKNLRSSPYPTIDDLYNEKRIRYALKDYFILEVKFNDYYPSWMKPIVGVLHLSKVPASKYTICIDSHNMLNKVLKPAAFTYVRLFNNKKTELV; via the coding sequence ATGAGAAGTGAGTATAAATATATAGTTCACAAAAGCAAGATGGAAAAATTGCGTGAAATGATTCTACCATTTGTCGATATCGACAAATTTGCAAAAGGCAGACCGGGAAATCATTACACTGTGAAAAGTATATATTTTGATTCACCATACTTTCAATTTTATACCGAAAAAGTTCATCACGAAAAGCATCGCAAAAAAGTTCGTTTAAGAGGATACAATTCAGAAAATGCATCAAATACAGTATTTTTGGAAATTAAAAGGAAATATGAAGCTCCTATTTTCAAAAACAGATGCCCTTTGAAATATGAAGATTCAAAACAAATATTTAAAGGCAAATCAATTGAAAGTTTTGTTGAAAATAACTTAAAATTCCCAAACGCAGTTGACGATGCAAAACGATTTTTTTATCAAATATATTCAAGAAAACTTTTGCCAGTAGTAAATGTTATATATGAAAGAGAGCCATTTCTGGGGAAACTTGACAGAAATATAAGAATTACTTTCGATAAAAATCTTCGGAGCTCGCCATATCCAACAATTGACGATTTGTATAACGAAAAAAGAATTCGTTACGCCTTGAAAGATTATTTTATTTTAGAAGTGAAATTTAACGACTATTATCCGTCGTGGATGAAACCCATTGTTGGGGTGTTACATTTAAGTAAAGTCCCAGCATCGAAATATACAATTTGCATAGATTCGCACAATATGCTTAACAAAGTTTTAAAACCAGCTGCTTTTACTTATGTGCGACTTTTTAATAATAAAAAAACAGAACTAGTATAG
- a CDS encoding DUF4956 domain-containing protein: MFIDFQSLDLFPTSASDVIFNLIISLICGLLISVTYRITYRGPNYSTTFVNSLVLLTMITSIVLLVIGNNLARAFGLVGAMSIIRFRTAVRDTMDIIFIFFALSIGMASGVGLTMIAIVGTLIISIVILGLVSFNWGNTRRRDYLLQISYNANMDSEIVMSTILSKFCKKVKLVNLKNIGYGEELEAFYHVMLKDNSKGDNLLKELNDLDDIYNINLYFDEDDANAPT, from the coding sequence ATGTTTATAGATTTTCAAAGTTTAGACCTATTTCCAACATCAGCCTCTGATGTTATTTTCAATCTGATAATTTCTTTAATTTGTGGTTTACTTATTTCAGTTACTTACAGAATAACCTATCGCGGGCCTAATTACTCAACAACCTTTGTAAATTCATTGGTACTGCTTACGATGATTACTTCGATAGTTTTACTCGTGATTGGAAACAATTTGGCAAGAGCATTTGGGCTTGTTGGTGCAATGTCAATTATTAGATTCCGTACTGCTGTTCGCGACACTATGGATATAATTTTCATATTTTTCGCGCTTTCAATTGGAATGGCTTCAGGTGTTGGGCTCACAATGATTGCTATTGTTGGAACTCTAATAATAAGCATTGTAATTTTAGGCTTAGTCAGCTTTAATTGGGGAAATACTCGCCGTAGAGACTACCTTTTACAAATTTCATATAATGCTAATATGGATAGCGAAATTGTTATGTCCACAATACTTAGCAAGTTTTGTAAAAAAGTAAAACTCGTAAACCTGAAAAATATCGGATACGGTGAAGAACTTGAAGCATTTTACCATGTGATGCTCAAAGACAATTCGAAAGGAGACAATTTATTGAAAGAATTGAACGATTTAGATGATATATATAATATAAATCTATATTTCGATGAAGATGATGCTAATGCTCCAACATAG
- a CDS encoding AAA family ATPase, translated as MKISIENLGPIKKFDFDIDKDFHIIYGENNIGKSYAISTVYILLKHLAIEPFDVSNLILGNLLIQDKEKHPELEKLEIALKNKILDKKTKEFSITKICENVLKEAIAKSYLPTIKQSFKNSFSNFESMRNQLSNKEFSLKIYLTNFQFTIKLSKNNELYISNLQLEKKILIRFINTNRKIRERENQILFYINSTNFTFQKLEAEILEFLVIQVFLSISRLKRVFNEMYFLPASRSGLYQAMNIFSSVFAKLSQIRHLVNSQIDIPALSEPVSDYFLKLSTIKSSKMSDKFSAIAKEIETEILDGEVIFNSDTKKIEFIEKKTKLKLDLSETSSMVSEISPIVAYLKYIINESDEKNDYGSFIYKTSSADYTNSKKLIFIEEPEAHLHPAIQVKLVEFFTKLIKNNIKIVLTTHSDFISNKLTNLILSKDLDFKSVSSCHLVMKEGGSTDSEDMKATKEGIEDFNFLKVAENLYEERIKLSNPENE; from the coding sequence ATGAAGATAAGTATAGAAAATTTAGGTCCCATAAAGAAATTTGACTTCGATATTGATAAAGATTTTCATATTATCTATGGAGAAAATAATATTGGAAAATCTTATGCAATTAGTACGGTTTATATTCTTCTTAAGCATTTAGCTATTGAACCATTTGATGTAAGTAATTTAATATTAGGCAATTTATTAATTCAGGATAAAGAAAAGCACCCAGAATTAGAAAAATTAGAAATTGCTTTAAAAAACAAGATACTTGATAAAAAAACAAAAGAGTTTTCAATAACAAAAATTTGTGAAAATGTTTTGAAAGAAGCGATAGCTAAGTCTTATCTCCCAACCATAAAACAAAGTTTTAAAAATTCTTTCTCAAACTTTGAAAGTATGAGAAACCAATTGAGTAATAAAGAGTTTTCGCTAAAAATTTACTTAACAAATTTTCAATTTACAATAAAACTATCTAAAAATAATGAATTGTATATTAGCAATTTACAGCTTGAAAAAAAAATCTTAATTAGGTTTATTAATACTAATAGAAAAATTAGAGAAAGAGAAAACCAAATATTATTCTACATTAATAGTACTAATTTTACATTTCAAAAATTAGAGGCTGAGATATTGGAATTTTTAGTTATTCAAGTTTTTTTATCGATTAGTCGTCTTAAACGAGTTTTTAATGAGATGTATTTTTTACCTGCATCTCGTTCAGGACTATATCAGGCTATGAATATTTTTAGTTCTGTATTTGCAAAACTTTCTCAAATCAGACATCTTGTAAATAGTCAAATTGATATCCCTGCACTTTCTGAACCCGTTTCTGATTATTTTCTGAAATTATCAACAATTAAATCTTCAAAAATGTCCGATAAATTTTCTGCAATAGCAAAAGAAATTGAAACCGAAATACTTGACGGGGAAGTAATTTTTAATTCCGACACAAAAAAAATTGAATTTATTGAAAAAAAAACAAAGTTGAAATTAGATTTATCTGAAACATCTTCTATGGTATCTGAGATATCGCCAATAGTTGCGTATTTGAAATATATAATTAATGAATCTGATGAGAAAAACGATTATGGTAGTTTCATTTATAAAACCTCTTCTGCAGATTACACTAATTCAAAAAAATTGATATTTATTGAAGAACCCGAAGCACATTTGCATCCTGCAATACAAGTAAAATTAGTAGAATTTTTCACAAAACTGATAAAGAATAACATAAAAATAGTGTTAACCACTCATAGCGATTTCATTTCAAATAAACTTACAAATTTAATTCTATCAAAAGATTTAGATTTTAAATCAGTATCGAGCTGTCATCTTGTGATGAAAGAAGGTGGTAGTACTGATTCTGAAGATATGAAAGCTACTAAAGAAGGAATTGAAGATTTTAATTTTCTTAAAGTTGCTGAAAATTTATATGAAGAAAGAATTAAATTGTCGAATCCGGAAAATGAATAA